The Microbacterium sp. LWH7-1.2 genome window below encodes:
- a CDS encoding TatD family hydrolase: MGEKAVPYAAAGSDPSQYVRTREKGSRDVTYPAAPEPLAVPLYDNHAHLEIEDGVGLSLDEQLERAGEVGVVGVVQAGGDIDSSRWSAWAAASHPRVLAAVAIHPNEAPAYQAAGRLDEAIAVIDELAAQPRVRAIGETGLDFFRTDEDGRPAQFESFEAHIALAKKHGIAMQIHDRDAHEAVLDTLERVGAPDRTVFHCFSGDADMARIAGARGYYLSFAGNVTFNNAQNLRDALAVIPRERILVETDAPFLTPTPHRGRPNAPYLIPVTVRYMATELGVGVDELCAQIAANTLEVYGAFED, from the coding sequence ATGGGTGAGAAGGCCGTGCCTTATGCCGCGGCGGGCTCCGACCCGTCGCAGTACGTCCGCACCCGCGAGAAGGGCTCGCGCGACGTCACGTACCCGGCGGCGCCGGAGCCGCTCGCCGTGCCCTTGTACGACAACCACGCTCATCTCGAGATCGAGGACGGCGTCGGTCTGTCGCTCGACGAGCAGCTGGAGCGCGCCGGAGAGGTCGGTGTGGTCGGGGTGGTGCAGGCCGGCGGCGACATCGACTCGAGCCGCTGGTCGGCGTGGGCGGCGGCATCCCATCCCCGCGTCCTCGCGGCGGTGGCCATCCACCCCAACGAAGCGCCCGCGTACCAGGCGGCCGGGCGGCTCGACGAGGCCATCGCGGTGATCGACGAGCTCGCCGCGCAGCCGCGCGTGCGCGCGATCGGCGAGACCGGCCTGGACTTCTTCCGCACCGACGAGGACGGCCGGCCCGCCCAGTTCGAGAGCTTCGAGGCGCACATCGCCCTCGCGAAGAAGCACGGCATCGCGATGCAGATCCACGACCGCGACGCGCACGAGGCGGTGCTCGATACGCTCGAGCGCGTCGGCGCGCCCGATCGCACGGTCTTCCACTGCTTCTCGGGCGACGCCGACATGGCGCGCATCGCGGGCGCGCGGGGGTACTACCTCTCGTTCGCCGGCAACGTGACGTTCAACAACGCGCAGAACCTCCGCGACGCGCTCGCGGTGATCCCGCGCGAGCGGATCCTCGTCGAGACGGATGCCCCGTTCCTCACGCCGACCCCGCACCGTGGCCGCCCGAACGCCCCGTACCTGATCCCGGTGACGGTGCGATACATGGCCACGGAGCTCGGCGTCGGCGTCGACGAGCTGTGTGCGCAGATCGCGGCGAACACGCTCGAGGTCTACGGCGCGTTCGAGGACTGA
- a CDS encoding NUDIX hydrolase, protein MDDELWDLLDGAGVPVGRTHRRGDPSFPDGLFHIVASVCVVRGDGLVLVTRRAAAKDWGLTWEFPAGSALTGESSEQAAVRELHEETGVHVRTSDLRLVGRLTERTALFDVYVAQVAGDPILALDPDEVCESAWVPLAEAMRRGAAGEMAGPWTPRLEQLGARLHELVTTTPRG, encoded by the coding sequence GTGGACGACGAGCTGTGGGACCTGTTGGATGGCGCCGGCGTTCCCGTCGGCCGGACCCACCGCCGGGGCGACCCCAGCTTCCCCGACGGCCTGTTCCACATCGTGGCGTCGGTGTGCGTCGTGCGCGGCGACGGGCTCGTGCTGGTGACTCGGCGGGCCGCAGCCAAGGACTGGGGTCTCACCTGGGAGTTCCCGGCGGGAAGCGCGCTGACGGGTGAATCGAGCGAGCAGGCGGCGGTGCGAGAGCTGCACGAGGAGACCGGCGTGCACGTCCGGACCTCGGACCTGCGACTCGTCGGCCGCCTCACCGAGCGGACCGCACTGTTCGACGTCTACGTCGCGCAGGTGGCCGGCGACCCGATCCTCGCCCTCGACCCCGATGAGGTGTGCGAGAGCGCGTGGGTGCCCCTCGCCGAGGCGATGCGTCGCGGCGCAGCCGGCGAGATGGCGGGCCCCTGGACTCCCCGGCTGGAGCAGCTCGGAGCCCGCCTGCACGAGCTGGTGACCACTACGCCGCGCGGCTGA
- a CDS encoding MFS transporter — translation MPSLGELIAPRRLGTDFRWLLASSWTSNLGDGIALAAAPLLIASLTSSPVLVAAGAMMQFLPWLLFGLLAGAVADHHDRRRLVMLANGLRAVIVAVLVAFLVSGQATVWLVLAVAFLYGTAEVFADSAGSTLLPMLVRPADLGIGNARMQAGYLVANQLAGPPLGAFLFAVGSFWPFVLQVLCVALAVLLISRIARTPVPEHPDSDRGTKAHAIREGLQWLRHNAPVRTLVIIILVFNVTWAAPWGVLVLYATEHLGMGPVGYGALTTSAALGGIIAIFSFGWLEKHVSFSTLMRVCLSLEVLMHLSFALTTAPAVAFVIMFGFGLYAFVWGTISTTVRQRLVPMELQGRIASVNMVGVFGGLVIGQFIGGILAQVWGLTAPWWFAFGGSLITLLLVWRSISHIAAAKPVLDAGQAEQVADEEEPGAGGLPLID, via the coding sequence ATGCCTTCGCTCGGGGAACTGATCGCACCACGTCGCCTCGGGACCGATTTTCGCTGGCTGCTCGCGTCGTCGTGGACGAGCAATCTCGGCGACGGCATCGCGCTCGCCGCCGCACCGCTGCTGATCGCCTCGCTCACGTCGTCGCCGGTACTCGTGGCGGCCGGCGCCATGATGCAGTTCCTGCCGTGGCTTCTGTTCGGCCTCCTCGCCGGCGCCGTCGCCGACCACCACGACCGGCGGCGCCTGGTGATGCTCGCCAACGGCCTGCGGGCGGTGATCGTCGCCGTGCTCGTGGCGTTCCTCGTCTCCGGGCAGGCCACGGTGTGGCTGGTGCTGGCCGTGGCGTTCCTCTATGGGACGGCCGAGGTCTTCGCCGATTCGGCCGGCAGCACGCTGCTGCCGATGCTGGTGAGGCCCGCCGATCTCGGCATCGGCAACGCCCGCATGCAGGCGGGCTACCTCGTCGCCAACCAGCTCGCCGGGCCGCCGCTGGGCGCCTTCCTCTTCGCAGTGGGCTCGTTCTGGCCGTTCGTGCTGCAGGTGCTGTGCGTGGCGCTGGCGGTGCTGCTCATCTCCCGGATCGCACGCACGCCGGTGCCCGAACACCCGGACTCGGACCGCGGCACGAAGGCGCACGCCATCCGCGAGGGGCTGCAGTGGCTGCGCCACAACGCACCGGTGCGCACGCTCGTCATCATCATCCTGGTGTTCAACGTCACGTGGGCGGCCCCCTGGGGCGTGCTCGTGCTCTACGCCACGGAGCACCTGGGCATGGGCCCCGTCGGCTATGGCGCCCTCACGACGTCCGCCGCACTCGGCGGCATCATCGCGATCTTCAGCTTCGGCTGGCTCGAGAAGCACGTGTCGTTCTCGACGCTCATGCGGGTGTGCCTCTCGCTCGAAGTGCTCATGCACCTCTCGTTCGCACTCACCACCGCTCCCGCGGTCGCGTTCGTGATCATGTTCGGCTTCGGCCTCTACGCGTTCGTATGGGGCACGATCTCGACGACCGTCCGCCAGCGCCTCGTGCCGATGGAACTGCAGGGCCGCATCGCCTCGGTGAACATGGTCGGCGTCTTCGGGGGCCTCGTGATCGGGCAGTTCATCGGCGGGATCCTCGCCCAGGTGTGGGGACTCACCGCCCCCTGGTGGTTCGCCTTCGGCGGCTCACTCATCACGCTGCTGCTGGTGTGGCGCTCGATCTCGCACATCGCGGCCGCGAAGCCGGTGCTCGACGCGGGACAAGCGGAGCAGGTCGCCGACGAGGAGGAGCCCGGCGCGGGTGGGCTCCCGCTGATCGACTGA
- a CDS encoding sugar porter family MFS transporter, whose product MNSTGSIPADAFSLRSPYGRRAIGLSVAAAVGGFLFGFDSSVINGAVDSISKDFALGDVITGFVVAIALLGCAVGAIIAGNLSDRWGRLRVMFLGAIMFFVSSIGAGLAFSAWDLALWRVVGGLGIGIASVVAPAYIAEIAPRQIRGGLASLQQLAITIGIFAALLSDALLANAAGSADSVLWFGLEAWRWMFLVGVIPSAVYGILSFTVPESPRYLLSKGRVDEARAIFARLIPPADLDQTIRELQTAIETDRKNAGVSIRGPVLGLQRIVWVGIILSVFQQFVGINVIFYYSTSLWQSVGFDESDSFTISVVTSITNVLVTLIAIFLVDRVGRKPILLTGSVMMTLSLGLMAISFMFSTTDAEGAVVLPAPWGPIALIAANVFVVGFGASWGPLVWVLLGEIFPSRIRGKALGVAAGAQWIANFLITISFPAMSSWSLPVTYGMYAVFAALSFIYVAWRVPETKGMDIEQTETLFVHAKDAPATR is encoded by the coding sequence ATGAACTCGACCGGATCGATCCCCGCAGACGCGTTCTCCCTCCGCAGTCCGTACGGGCGACGAGCGATCGGCCTCTCGGTTGCGGCGGCGGTCGGGGGTTTCCTCTTCGGCTTCGACTCATCCGTGATCAACGGCGCCGTCGACTCGATCTCGAAGGACTTCGCGCTGGGCGACGTCATCACCGGATTCGTCGTCGCGATCGCGCTGCTGGGCTGCGCGGTGGGTGCGATCATCGCCGGCAACCTGTCGGACCGTTGGGGCCGCCTCCGGGTGATGTTCCTCGGCGCCATCATGTTCTTCGTCAGTTCGATCGGCGCCGGCCTCGCATTCTCGGCATGGGACCTCGCCCTGTGGCGCGTCGTCGGCGGCCTCGGCATCGGCATCGCGTCGGTGGTCGCGCCGGCGTACATCGCCGAGATCGCGCCGCGCCAGATCCGCGGCGGGCTCGCCTCGCTGCAGCAGCTCGCGATCACGATCGGCATCTTCGCTGCGCTGCTCTCGGACGCACTGCTGGCGAACGCCGCGGGCAGCGCCGACAGCGTGCTCTGGTTCGGGCTCGAGGCGTGGCGATGGATGTTCCTCGTGGGCGTGATCCCCTCGGCGGTGTACGGCATCCTGTCGTTCACCGTGCCCGAGTCGCCGCGCTACCTGCTGTCGAAGGGCCGCGTCGACGAGGCCCGCGCGATCTTCGCGCGGCTGATCCCGCCCGCCGACCTCGACCAGACGATCCGCGAGCTGCAGACCGCGATCGAGACCGATCGCAAGAACGCCGGCGTCTCGATCCGCGGCCCGGTGCTGGGGCTTCAGCGCATCGTGTGGGTGGGCATCATCCTGTCGGTGTTCCAGCAGTTCGTCGGCATCAACGTGATCTTCTACTACTCGACGAGCCTCTGGCAGTCGGTCGGCTTCGACGAGAGCGATTCGTTCACGATCAGCGTCGTGACCTCGATCACGAACGTGCTCGTCACCCTGATCGCGATCTTCCTGGTGGACCGTGTCGGACGGAAGCCGATCCTGCTCACCGGCTCCGTCATGATGACCCTGTCGCTCGGGCTCATGGCCATCTCGTTCATGTTCTCCACGACGGACGCCGAGGGGGCGGTCGTGCTGCCCGCACCGTGGGGACCCATCGCACTCATCGCGGCGAACGTGTTCGTCGTGGGCTTCGGTGCGTCGTGGGGACCGCTGGTATGGGTGCTGCTCGGAGAGATCTTCCCCAGCCGCATCCGCGGCAAGGCGCTCGGCGTCGCCGCCGGCGCGCAGTGGATCGCGAACTTCCTGATCACGATCTCGTTCCCCGCGATGTCGTCGTGGTCGCTCCCGGTCACCTACGGCATGTACGCCGTGTTCGCGGCGCTGTCGTTCATCTACGTCGCGTGGCGCGTGCCCGAGACCAAGGGCATGGACATCGAGCAGACCGAGACGCTGTTCGTCCACGCGAAGGACGCGCCGGCCACGCGGTGA
- the rsmA gene encoding 16S rRNA (adenine(1518)-N(6)/adenine(1519)-N(6))-dimethyltransferase RsmA yields the protein MPVTLLGAAEIRALAAELDVTPTKKLGQNFVVDANTVRKIVHVAEVEPGDRVVEVGPGLGSLTLAILEAGASVTAVEIDHRLAERLPATAARHGVADGALTVVDADALRVTELPGDPTVLVANLPYNVSVPVLLHFLEHFPALDRGVVMVQAEVGERLAAPPGSKVYGAPSVKAAWYGPWRLAGTVSRQVFWPVPNVDSVLVGFHRATEPRGDEELRRRTFAIVDAAFQQRRKMLRQATAGVLGGSAAAASVLLESAGVAPTARGEDLSIDDYVRIARAAGSTADS from the coding sequence ATGCCCGTGACACTCCTCGGTGCGGCCGAGATCCGCGCGCTGGCCGCCGAACTCGACGTGACGCCGACCAAGAAACTCGGGCAGAACTTCGTCGTCGACGCCAACACCGTCCGAAAGATCGTGCATGTCGCCGAGGTCGAGCCGGGCGATCGGGTGGTCGAGGTGGGGCCGGGTCTCGGGTCGCTCACCCTCGCGATCCTCGAGGCCGGCGCATCCGTCACCGCCGTCGAGATCGACCACCGCCTGGCCGAGCGGCTGCCCGCCACCGCGGCGAGGCACGGCGTCGCCGACGGCGCGCTCACGGTCGTGGACGCCGATGCGCTGCGGGTGACGGAGTTGCCCGGTGACCCCACGGTTCTCGTCGCCAACCTTCCCTACAACGTGAGCGTGCCGGTGCTGCTGCACTTCCTCGAGCACTTCCCGGCGCTCGACCGCGGCGTCGTCATGGTGCAGGCCGAGGTGGGGGAGCGGCTCGCCGCCCCTCCCGGGTCGAAGGTCTACGGGGCGCCCAGCGTCAAGGCCGCGTGGTACGGGCCGTGGCGGCTCGCGGGCACGGTGTCGCGCCAGGTCTTCTGGCCCGTCCCGAACGTCGACAGCGTCCTCGTCGGCTTCCATCGCGCGACCGAGCCGCGGGGTGACGAGGAGTTGCGCAGACGGACCTTCGCGATCGTGGATGCCGCGTTCCAGCAGCGGCGCAAGATGCTCCGGCAGGCGACGGCCGGCGTGCTCGGCGGATCGGCGGCCGCAGCATCCGTGTTGCTGGAGAGCGCGGGTGTCGCGCCGACCGCACGCGGCGAGGACCTCTCGATCGACGACTACGTGCGCATCGCGCGTGCCGCCGGGAGCACAGCGGACAGCTGA
- a CDS encoding phosphodiesterase → MRTAEYPAPERILLHLSDTHLRAPSTPRLFDVVDGANRLAETVGVIESSGLRPDAIVVTGDLADLGEPGAYAALRALVEPFAERIGARVLWVMGNHDERGAFRVGLYGEASDDRPVDRVDELDGLRVITLDTSVPGHHHGELSDEQLMWLAGVLATPAPLGTILAMHHPPVPSVLPLAASVELHDQRRLAGVLRGTDVRAIIAGHLHYSTFATFAGIPVSVASSTCYAQDLTVPVGGTRPQDGAQAFNIVHVYDDTVVHSVVPVDAPRALEHIDAEEAQRRLGAAGVAPFTAGRKDAPTAPIPVLH, encoded by the coding sequence ATGCGCACCGCCGAATACCCGGCCCCCGAACGCATCCTGCTGCATCTCAGCGACACGCACCTGCGTGCGCCCTCGACCCCGCGCCTCTTCGACGTCGTCGACGGCGCCAACCGGCTCGCCGAGACCGTCGGCGTGATCGAGTCCAGCGGCCTCCGTCCTGACGCGATCGTCGTCACCGGAGACCTCGCGGACCTCGGCGAACCCGGCGCGTACGCGGCGCTGCGGGCGCTGGTCGAGCCGTTCGCGGAGCGCATCGGCGCGCGCGTGCTGTGGGTGATGGGCAATCACGACGAGCGCGGGGCCTTCCGCGTGGGCCTCTATGGCGAGGCATCCGACGATCGACCCGTGGATCGGGTCGACGAGCTCGACGGCCTCCGCGTGATCACGCTCGACACCAGCGTGCCCGGCCACCACCACGGCGAGCTGAGCGACGAGCAGCTCATGTGGCTCGCCGGCGTGCTGGCCACGCCGGCACCCCTCGGCACGATCCTCGCGATGCACCACCCGCCCGTGCCCAGCGTGCTGCCGCTCGCGGCGAGCGTCGAGCTGCACGACCAGCGCCGGCTCGCGGGGGTGCTGCGCGGCACCGACGTGCGGGCCATCATCGCCGGCCACCTCCACTATTCGACCTTCGCGACGTTCGCGGGCATTCCGGTGTCGGTGGCGTCATCGACCTGCTACGCCCAGGACCTCACGGTTCCCGTCGGCGGCACGCGTCCTCAGGACGGCGCGCAGGCGTTCAACATCGTGCACGTGTACGACGACACGGTCGTGCACTCTGTCGTCCCGGTCGACGCGCCTCGCGCACTCGAGCACATCGACGCCGAGGAGGCGCAGCGACGGCTCGGCGCGGCCGGCGTCGCGCCGTTCACCGCCGGGCGGAAGGATGCGCCGACCGCGCCGATTCCCGTGCTGCACTGA
- a CDS encoding stealth conserved region 3 domain-containing protein: MTLLSVLPPATDPWSVLVARADVVLERGILHLLHDDVSPHDARETDLLLVADALEDAAVEFLLVRHDHTVPALVVDVRHREAVQAALAAVCTREPLYVKAKGLAPMLASDAADVPDAPTAVRVYRPRLSRSGSLRYGPSLGVHLEFWRFGDDVIEAPRDNAVLRRRTATEDVGYDVVERHGRTWHTIRGMFDPQPLEVTEDVDIVFSWVDGSSSEFRRQRAAQLSEYVVGEGDDGPARYRHVDELRYALRSVHMYAPWIRRIFIATDSPAPAWLLDHPKVTIVRSEEFFADPSVLPTHNSHAVEAQLHRIPGLAEHFLYSNDDMFFGRAVEPEMFFTPAGVTKFVECEVRIGGGDPALHRSGHDNGLRVNRALLRDRFGRTIVRDLEHCAAPLRRSVMAELEQTFPDDFARTAASRFRSATDISVTNSLYHYYALLTGRAVATRAPRVRYVQTTVAAGLRRMERLEERCDVDMFCLNDGGEIEVPEEVRVRAIRSALERMFPVRAPWERDELSAARESARSAHPSARR, from the coding sequence ATGACCCTGCTGTCTGTGCTGCCCCCGGCCACCGACCCGTGGAGCGTGCTCGTCGCGCGCGCCGACGTGGTGCTCGAGCGGGGCATTCTCCACCTGCTCCACGACGACGTCTCGCCCCACGACGCGCGCGAGACCGACCTGCTCCTGGTCGCCGACGCACTCGAAGACGCGGCCGTCGAGTTCCTTCTCGTCCGGCACGATCACACGGTGCCTGCGCTCGTCGTCGACGTGCGCCACCGTGAAGCGGTGCAGGCGGCGCTGGCAGCCGTGTGCACGCGCGAGCCGCTGTACGTCAAGGCCAAGGGCCTCGCGCCGATGCTGGCGAGCGACGCCGCGGACGTTCCCGACGCTCCCACGGCGGTGCGGGTGTACCGCCCGCGTCTCAGCCGCTCGGGCTCGCTCCGCTACGGCCCGTCGCTGGGCGTGCACCTGGAGTTCTGGCGCTTCGGCGACGACGTGATCGAGGCTCCTCGCGACAACGCCGTCCTGCGGCGTCGCACGGCGACAGAGGACGTCGGCTACGACGTGGTCGAGCGCCACGGGCGCACGTGGCACACGATCAGGGGGATGTTCGACCCGCAGCCCCTCGAGGTCACGGAGGACGTCGACATCGTCTTCTCGTGGGTGGACGGGTCGTCCAGCGAGTTCCGGCGCCAGCGCGCGGCGCAGCTCTCCGAGTACGTCGTGGGCGAAGGCGACGACGGCCCGGCGCGGTACCGTCACGTCGACGAACTCCGCTACGCACTGCGCAGCGTCCACATGTACGCGCCGTGGATCCGGCGCATCTTCATCGCCACCGACTCTCCCGCTCCGGCGTGGCTGCTCGACCACCCGAAGGTGACGATCGTGCGCAGCGAGGAGTTCTTCGCTGATCCGTCCGTACTGCCCACCCACAACTCGCACGCCGTCGAGGCGCAGCTGCATCGCATCCCGGGGCTTGCGGAGCACTTCCTCTACTCGAACGACGACATGTTCTTCGGGCGCGCCGTCGAGCCCGAGATGTTCTTCACCCCGGCCGGGGTCACGAAGTTCGTCGAGTGCGAGGTGCGCATCGGCGGCGGCGACCCCGCCCTGCACCGGAGCGGCCACGACAACGGCCTCCGCGTGAACCGCGCGCTGCTGAGGGATCGGTTCGGACGCACGATCGTGCGCGACCTCGAGCACTGCGCGGCCCCGCTGCGGCGCAGCGTCATGGCCGAGCTCGAGCAGACGTTCCCCGACGATTTCGCGAGGACCGCGGCATCCCGGTTCCGCTCGGCGACCGACATCTCGGTGACCAACAGCCTGTATCACTACTACGCGCTGCTCACCGGGCGGGCTGTCGCCACCCGCGCCCCGCGGGTGCGCTACGTCCAGACGACGGTGGCCGCGGGACTGCGGCGGATGGAACGGCTCGAGGAGCGCTGCGACGTCGACATGTTCTGCCTCAACGACGGCGGCGAGATCGAGGTCCCCGAAGAGGTCCGCGTGCGGGCGATCCGCAGCGCGCTCGAGCGCATGTTCCCGGTGAGGGCTCCGTGGGAGCGCGACGAGCTCAGTGCAGCACGGGAATCGGCGCGGTCGGCGCATCCTTCCGCCCGGCGGTGA
- a CDS encoding aldo/keto reductase, producing the protein MTEDARYLSRGGDLHRPYTAAADRYNGTDYRRVGASGLTLPPVSLGLWWNFGDNIPFDNQRALLRHAFDRGITHFDLANNYGPPYGTAETNFGRMMREDFAPYRDELIISSKAGYDMWHGPYGNGGPRKYLISSAEQSLRRMSVDYVDIFYSHRVDPDVPIEETVGALDTLVRQGKALYVGISSYSAERTAVAASVARSLGTPLVIHQPAYSILNRWVEDGLTRVLTQEGMGAIAFTPLAQGLLTDKYLGDGSAERAQQRGSLPNGSLSEKGLSTLRSLDVIAKERGQSLAQMSIQWVLRDPVVASALIGASRPAQLDENLKALDGPAFTMEEEERIDALSDGIDVDLWAESANR; encoded by the coding sequence GTGACCGAAGACGCGCGCTACCTGTCCCGTGGAGGAGACCTCCACCGCCCCTACACCGCAGCCGCCGACCGCTACAACGGCACGGACTACCGCCGGGTCGGCGCCTCCGGGCTCACGCTGCCGCCCGTCTCGCTCGGGCTCTGGTGGAACTTCGGCGACAACATCCCGTTCGACAACCAGCGGGCGCTGCTGCGCCACGCGTTCGACCGCGGGATCACCCACTTCGACCTGGCGAACAACTACGGCCCGCCGTACGGCACCGCCGAGACGAACTTCGGCCGCATGATGCGGGAGGACTTCGCGCCCTACCGCGACGAGCTCATCATCTCGTCCAAAGCCGGCTACGACATGTGGCACGGGCCCTACGGCAACGGCGGCCCGCGCAAGTATCTGATCTCGAGCGCCGAGCAGTCGCTGAGGCGCATGAGCGTCGACTACGTCGACATCTTCTATTCGCACCGCGTCGACCCCGACGTCCCGATCGAAGAGACCGTGGGTGCTCTCGACACGCTGGTGCGGCAGGGCAAGGCCCTCTACGTCGGCATCTCGTCCTACAGCGCCGAGCGCACGGCGGTGGCGGCATCCGTCGCCCGCTCGCTCGGCACCCCGCTCGTGATCCACCAGCCGGCCTACTCGATCCTGAACCGCTGGGTGGAGGACGGCCTCACGCGAGTGCTCACGCAGGAGGGCATGGGGGCCATCGCATTCACCCCGCTGGCGCAGGGGCTGCTCACCGACAAGTACCTCGGCGACGGCTCGGCCGAGCGCGCGCAGCAGCGTGGATCGCTGCCGAACGGCTCGCTGAGCGAGAAGGGGCTGTCGACCTTGCGGTCGCTCGACGTCATCGCGAAGGAGCGCGGGCAGAGCCTCGCGCAGATGTCCATCCAGTGGGTGCTGCGCGACCCGGTGGTTGCGTCCGCGCTCATCGGCGCGTCGCGTCCGGCGCAGCTCGACGAGAACCTCAAGGCGCTCGACGGGCCGGCCTTCACGATGGAGGAGGAGGAGCGCATCGACGCGCTGTCGGACGGCATCGACGTGGACCTCTGGGCGGAATCGGCGAACCGGTGA
- a CDS encoding 4-(cytidine 5'-diphospho)-2-C-methyl-D-erythritol kinase, translated as MSQALAADGVRVRAPGKLNLFFEVGGVQDDGYHEVASAYQAVSLYEDVWASPSDEFTVSISGTVDVTGVPADDRNLAVRAARLVAQRIGYAGGVHLDIVKHVPVAGGMGGGSADAAAALVACDALWGAELGTAELHKLAARLGADVPFALMGGTAVGTGRGDQLSPALAKGRFDWVVVPSDAGLSTPEVYTHLDELRARPDIVSGARVPAVAPGVLHALRAADPIALAEHTRNDLQVAALSLRPELREVLELGEESGALAGMVSGSGPTLAFLTVDPESALELQITLSAAGYEALHVHGPVAGARVVT; from the coding sequence GTGAGCCAGGCTCTGGCCGCCGACGGCGTCCGCGTGCGGGCGCCCGGCAAGCTCAACCTCTTCTTCGAGGTCGGCGGCGTGCAGGACGACGGCTACCACGAGGTCGCGTCGGCGTACCAGGCCGTGTCGCTGTACGAGGACGTCTGGGCGTCGCCCTCCGACGAGTTCACGGTGTCCATCTCGGGCACCGTCGACGTGACGGGCGTTCCCGCTGACGACCGCAACCTCGCCGTACGCGCCGCGCGGCTCGTCGCGCAGCGCATCGGCTACGCGGGCGGCGTGCACCTCGACATCGTGAAGCACGTGCCCGTCGCGGGTGGCATGGGCGGAGGATCAGCGGATGCTGCGGCCGCCCTCGTCGCCTGCGACGCGCTGTGGGGGGCCGAGCTGGGAACCGCCGAGCTGCACAAGCTCGCCGCGCGCCTGGGCGCCGACGTGCCCTTCGCACTGATGGGCGGGACAGCCGTCGGCACCGGACGCGGAGATCAGCTGAGCCCGGCGCTCGCGAAGGGCCGCTTCGACTGGGTCGTCGTGCCGTCGGACGCGGGCCTGTCGACCCCGGAGGTCTACACCCACCTCGACGAGCTGCGCGCACGGCCCGACATCGTCTCGGGTGCGCGCGTGCCGGCGGTCGCGCCCGGCGTGCTGCATGCGCTGCGGGCAGCAGACCCGATCGCGCTTGCCGAGCACACGCGCAACGACCTGCAGGTCGCGGCGCTCTCGCTGCGTCCCGAGCTGCGCGAGGTGCTCGAGCTCGGTGAGGAGTCCGGCGCCCTGGCGGGGATGGTGTCGGGGTCGGGCCCTACACTGGCGTTCCTCACCGTCGACCCTGAGTCGGCGCTCGAGCTGCAGATCACGCTGTCGGCCGCGGGCTACGAAGCGCTCCACGTGCACGGACCCGTTGCCGGCGCGCGCGTGGTGACCTGA